One stretch of Corvus moneduloides isolate bCorMon1 chromosome 16, bCorMon1.pri, whole genome shotgun sequence DNA includes these proteins:
- the AQP8 gene encoding aquaporin-8: MAGARRGPCPVQDMMDIEVKPKPPRPHWYERHVQPCMAELLGSALFIFIGCLSVVEDLGGTGRLQPALAHGLALGVTVAILGDISGGHFNPAVSLGVWLVGGLNMTMLIPYWLSQLCGGMIGAGLAKAVAPSERFGNASGGAFGGGITADEQIPGVLVGEIVMSSFLLLVVCMGAINGRTRTPLAPFCIGLTITANILAGGGVSGACMNPARAFGPALVANCWDYHWVYWVGPMVAALLVGVLVRLLMGDQATRLLLK; encoded by the exons ATGGCTGGTGCCAGGCGCGGTCCCTGCCCGGTGCAGGACATGATGGACATCGAGGTCAAGCCCAAGCCCCCGCGGCCACACTGGTACGAGCGCCACGTCCAGCCCTGCATGGCCgagctgctgggcagtgccCTCTTCATCTTCATTGGCTGCCTGTCCGTGGTGGAGGACCTGGGGGGCACGGGGCGGCTGCAGCCCGCCCTGGCACATGGGCTTGCCCTGGGGGTCACCGTCGCCATCCTGGGGGACATCAG CGGAGGCCACTTCAACCCCGCCGTGTCCCTGGGCGTGTGGCTGGTCGGGGGGCTCAACATGACCATGCTCATCCCTTActggctctcccagctctgtggaggGATGATCGGAGCTGGCCTGGCAAAG GCTGTGGCACCGAGCGAGCGTTTCGGGAACGCCAGCGGAGGAGCCTTCGGCGGCGGCATCACGGCTGACGAGCAGATCCCCGGTGTCCTCGTGGGTGAGATTGTCATgagctccttcctgctcctggtGGTCTGCATGGGAGCCATCAACGGCAGGACCAGGACCCCGCTGGCCCCGTTCTGCATCGGCCTCACCATCACCGCCAACATCCTGGCAGG GGGTGGCGTGTCAGGAGCCTGCATGAACCCAGCCCGAGCCTTTGGGCCAGCTCTGGTGGCAAACTGCTGGGACTACCACTGGGTGTACTGGGTAGGGCCCATGGTGGCTGCCCTCCTCGTCGGGGTGCTGGTGAG GCTCCTGATGGGTGACCAGGCCACCCGCCTGCTCCTGAAgtga